One window of the Osmerus mordax isolate fOsmMor3 chromosome 2, fOsmMor3.pri, whole genome shotgun sequence genome contains the following:
- the wars2 gene encoding tryptophan--tRNA ligase, mitochondrial, with protein MALPMRNNVKLLLRFIQKHRSQIRLFSAGECADTKPCTWARVFSGIQPTGVPHLGNFLGALQSWVSLQSQYPSVLYSIVDLHSITQPQDPALLRLHILDMAASLLACGINPDTSILFQQSQVSEHAELSWILGCLTSMPRLRHLPQWKMKSKQKNEGSVGLYTYPVLQAADILLYKSTLVPVGEDQVQHLELAQDLARIFNHQYGELFPEPRALLSSTRKVKSLREPSSKMSKSDPQKMATVSLTDSPDDIALKIRRAVTDFTSEVTFDPERRPGVSNLVLLHAGVAGLSVEEVVLQAQGMDTARYKQLVAEAVIQRLGPIREEILRLRAERGHLELLLRQGARRARELAAPTLQEVRQRVGFC; from the exons CCGTGTACATGGGCCAGAGTGTTCTCGGGGATCCAGCCCACTGGGGTGCCCCACCTGGGGAACTTCCTGGGGGCCCTGCAGAGCTGGGTGTCCCTGCAGAGCCAGTACCCGTCCGTGCTGTACAGCATCGTGGACCTGCACTCCATCACCCAGCCCCAGGACCCCGCGCTGCTTCGGCTTCACATCCTGGACATGGCCGCCAGCCTGCTGGCCTGTGGCATCAACCCAGACACCTCTATCCTCTTCCAACAGTCCCAG GTGTCTGAGCATGCAGAGCTCTCCTGGATCCTTGGCTGCCTCACCAGTATGCCTCGTCTGCGCCACCTGCCACAGTGGAAG atGAAGAGCAAACAGAAGAACGAGGGCAGTGTGGGACTGTACACCTACCCTGTGCTGCAGGCTGCAGACATCCTCCTATACAA gtccACTCTGGTGCCGGTGGGGGAGGACCAGGTGCAGCACCTGGAGCTGGCCCAGGACCTGGCACGCATCTTCAACCACCAGTACGGAGAACTGTTCCCCGAGCCTCGCGCTCTGCTCA gctccacgcGGAAGGTCAAATCCCTCCGTGAGCCCTCTTCCAAGATGTCGAAGTCGGACCCCCAGAAAATGGCAACCGTCAGCCTCACTGACTCGCCAGACGACATTGCTCTGAAGATCCGGCGCGCTGTCACAGACTTCACTTCcgaggtgacctttgaccctgagCGCCGTCCGGGCGTGTCAAACCTGGTGCTGTTGCACGCAGGCGTGGCGGGGTTGagcgtggaggaggtggtgctgCAGGCGCAGGGCATGGACACGGCCAGGTACAAGCAGCTGGTGGCTGAGGCTGTGATCCAGAGGCTGGGGCCCATCAGGGAGGAGATCCTCAGGCTGAGGGCCGAGCGGGGCCACCTGGAGCTGCTGTTGAGGCAGGGGGCGCGGAGGGCCCGTGAGCTGGcggcccccaccctccaggaGGTGCGGCAGCGCGTCGGCTTCTGCTGA